In Deltaproteobacteria bacterium, the sequence GCGATGCTCTGGGCGTCGCACATGGCCAGCGGGTCGCGCAGCACTGGGTTGAGCATGCCGCGCCACACCTGCACCACCGCGAAGCGGCGCTTGAACAGCTCCTCCGCCTCGTCGGGCAGGAGGTCGCGCACCCGCTCCGGGCCGGACCACTCGGTGTAGTCGTTGTGCACGTTCTGCACCGGTCCCTTGGCGCCCTTTTCCTCGTAACCGGAGCGCAGGGTGTGGTCGAAGATCAGCACGCGGGAGGCGCCCGTGTTCTCCTTGATCAGCGCTTCCATCTCCGGGTAGTACACCGCGCGTATCTCGTCCTCGTCGAAGAAGTCGGTCATCTTCGTGGGCTGGGGTCTCAGGGCGAAGCCGTTGCGCTCGATGGACAGCTCGGGGTGCTGGCGCCCGTTCCGCACCAGCGACGTGTGGGTCTCGTACGTCCGGTCCTTGTGCGGATAGCCGAGGCTGGGCTTGTCGAACGTGGTGACGGGCCGGGGGCCCTTGTGGACCATGTAGTTGAAGGTCGCTTCGACGACGTCTTCGAGGTTCTCGGCTGCGGCTGTGGCCATGGCGTTCTCCTTTGGGGTCGCGGTTGTATTGCGGCTCTATGCGGAATTATACACTGTCCGGGCGCGTTCCGGGAACAGGGTCAGCCCGCCAGCACTCCCTGCTCCGCCCACACGCGCTGCACCTCGCGGCTCGTGCTCACGAGGGCGAAATGCGTGGCCATGTTCTTGAGCGAGTAGCGCTGCAGGTCGGCGTCGTAGGCGGCAACGCAGTCTTCCAGCACCACGTTGTAGTAGCCCCGGGCGAAGGCGTCCCGCACCGTGGCCTCGACGCAGCCGTTGGTGGCGGCGCCGGTGAACAGCAGCGTCTTGATGCCCAGCCGTCCCAGGGTGGCGTCCATCCTGGGGTTGGTGAAGCCGCTGTGGTGCCACTTCTTGATGCGGACGTCGCCGTCGGCGGGGGCCACGAAGTCGCAGACGTCCCACCCCGGGGTTCCCGGGACGGTGTACTTGGCGTTGGCCAGCCCCACTCGGGCGCGCCGCGCCAGGATGGGGCCGTTGTCGTGCTCGTTGTCGTTGGAGGTCTGCGTGTAGATTACCGGCACGCCCGCGGCCCGAGCCGCTTCCACCATGACCTTCAGCGGTTCGCGCATGGCCTCGACGAAGCTCAGGTCGCCCTTCATGCGCGCGCCCCCGGGAGCGCAGAAGTCGTTCTGCACGTCGATGACCACCAGCGCCGTGTGCGCGGGTTTGACCGTGTCCGACAGCTCGGTCCACACCTCCTGCACCTGCGGCTCCCACATCTCCTCTTCCGGGTCGAACTCGAAGTCGGCGATCTCGCGCGACTCGATGATGGGCCGTCCGACTTCCTGCGCCACTTGCCGGTGCACCGGGTGGTCGACGTAGCGCTGGAGGCTTTCGGCGTCCTCGCAGACGGCCACCATGGCGTAGTCGTAGTCGCCGTCCCGGCGCAGGTTGGGTCCCATGGACCAGCTCAGCAGGTCCGGGATGGATTCCTTCATGGAATTGTAGCCCGCGATCATCCGGTCGATTTGATCGGGGGATGCCTCGGGCTTGAGCTTGACGAGAACGACGTGCTTGATCATCGGCACCTCCGGACGGGCTCGTGGAATCGGGCGATAGTTGGGATAGAGAATATCCGAGAGCCGCGGCACAAGTCAATTTTCATCGGCGGGAATCAGAAATCCATGTGCCAGCGGACGCCGATGTTCGAGCCTCGTTCGTTGGTAAGCTCGCTGTCCACCAGCAGGTTGTCGGACAGGTTCAACTCGACCACGATGGACGAACGCCTGCCGAGCAAGCTCTGCCTGGCGCCGACGAAGACGTCCCCGAGGTTCTTGCCCACGGTCACCGACACGGAATCCGCGTCGGTGCCGGACAATTGAAGGTCGTCCAGCCGTGCCGCCGTGCGCAGGTCCTCCTGCAGCCCGAAGACGACGCCCTCGCCGAACAGGTTTGCGAGGGCCACGGATAGCTGGATCGCCTGCGCCGCCGTGAGCGCCTGCCGGGAGGCGCCGAACAGGAGCTGCGGCAGCACTTCCTCCTCGGG encodes:
- a CDS encoding isochorismatase family protein gives rise to the protein MIKHVVLVKLKPEASPDQIDRMIAGYNSMKESIPDLLSWSMGPNLRRDGDYDYAMVAVCEDAESLQRYVDHPVHRQVAQEVGRPIIESREIADFEFDPEEEMWEPQVQEVWTELSDTVKPAHTALVVIDVQNDFCAPGGARMKGDLSFVEAMREPLKVMVEAARAAGVPVIYTQTSNDNEHDNGPILARRARVGLANAKYTVPGTPGWDVCDFVAPADGDVRIKKWHHSGFTNPRMDATLGRLGIKTLLFTGAATNGCVEATVRDAFARGYYNVVLEDCVAAYDADLQRYSLKNMATHFALVSTSREVQRVWAEQGVLAG
- a CDS encoding CmcJ/NvfI family oxidoreductase; this translates as MATAAAENLEDVVEATFNYMVHKGPRPVTTFDKPSLGYPHKDRTYETHTSLVRNGRQHPELSIERNGFALRPQPTKMTDFFDEDEIRAVYYPEMEALIKENTGASRVLIFDHTLRSGYEEKGAKGPVQNVHNDYTEWSGPERVRDLLPDEAEELFKRRFAVVQVWRGMLNPVLRDPLAMCDAQSIATDDLIPTVRPHPNRLGETYHLTHNPAHRFYYFPEMQPDEAIVFKCYDSKTDGRARFSAHSAFEHPNTPADAPPRESIEIRTLAFFDE